A window of Thermosynechococcus sp. NK55a contains these coding sequences:
- a CDS encoding sucrose synthase — protein MTSVLLKSVVESDERADLRQFSRILQLGEKGYLLRNDILDAFADYCRNQGRPVPPPSESRLSKLVFYTQEIIVDNESLCWIIRPRIAQQEVCRLLVEDLTIVPMTIPELLDLRDRLVNHYHPNEGDVFEIDVQPFYDYSPIIRDAKNIGKGVEFLNRYLSSKLFQDPRQWQQNLFNFLQIHRYNGYQLLINERIRSPQHLSEQVKQALVTLSDRAPAAAYSEFRFELQNLGFEPGWGNTVARVRDTLEILDQLLDSPDHQVLEAFVSRIPMLFRIALISPHGWFGQEGVLGRPDTGGQVVYILDQVKSLEKQMREDLELAGLGVLEARPKIIVLTRLIPNAEGTLCNQRLEKIYGTNDAWILRVPFREFNPKVTQNWISRFEIWPYLETFAIDAERELRAEFGHVPDLIIGNYSDGNLVAFLLARRLKVTQCNIAHALEKSKYLFSNLYWQDLEDKYHFSLQFTADLIAMNAANFIISSTYQEIVGTPDSIGQYESYQSFTMPDLYHVVNGIELFSPKFNVVPPGVNEQVYFPYYHYTERLEGDRQRLEELLFTLEDPQQIYGYLEAPEKRPLFSMARLDRIKNLTGLAEAFGRSKALQERCNLILVAGKLRTADSSDREEIAEIEKLYQIIHEYNLHGKIRWLGIRLPKADSGEIYRIIADRQGIFVQPALFEAFGLTILEAMISGLPTFGTRFGGPLEIIQDGVNGFYINPTHLEEMAETIVRFLEACDRDPQEWQRISKAGIERVYSTYTWKIHCSRLLSLAKIYGFWNFSSQENREDMMRYMEALFHLLYKPRAQALLAEHMQR, from the coding sequence ATGACCTCTGTGCTCCTCAAATCCGTTGTTGAAAGTGATGAACGTGCCGATCTGCGCCAGTTTTCACGCATCCTGCAACTAGGAGAAAAAGGTTATCTCCTGCGCAATGATATTCTGGATGCCTTTGCAGATTACTGTCGCAATCAAGGGCGACCTGTCCCCCCACCCTCAGAGTCACGCCTCAGTAAGCTGGTGTTCTACACCCAAGAGATCATTGTTGACAACGAAAGTCTCTGCTGGATTATTCGGCCACGGATTGCGCAGCAGGAGGTGTGTCGGCTGCTGGTGGAGGATTTGACAATTGTGCCGATGACGATCCCGGAGCTATTGGATCTGCGCGATCGCCTTGTCAATCACTACCATCCCAACGAGGGGGATGTTTTTGAAATTGATGTTCAGCCTTTCTATGACTACTCGCCGATCATCCGCGATGCCAAGAATATCGGTAAGGGGGTGGAATTTCTCAATCGTTACTTATCTAGTAAGCTGTTCCAAGACCCGCGCCAGTGGCAGCAAAACCTTTTTAACTTTTTGCAAATTCACCGCTACAACGGCTATCAACTCCTGATTAATGAGCGGATTCGCTCTCCTCAACACCTCTCAGAACAGGTGAAACAAGCTCTTGTAACCCTAAGCGATCGCGCCCCCGCCGCGGCCTATAGTGAGTTTCGCTTTGAACTGCAAAATCTCGGCTTTGAACCGGGTTGGGGCAATACTGTCGCCCGGGTGCGGGACACCCTAGAAATTTTGGATCAACTCTTGGACTCTCCCGATCACCAAGTGCTGGAGGCCTTTGTCTCGCGGATTCCGATGCTCTTTCGCATTGCCCTGATTTCTCCCCACGGCTGGTTTGGCCAAGAGGGGGTGCTGGGGCGACCCGACACCGGTGGGCAGGTGGTCTATATCCTCGACCAAGTGAAAAGCCTTGAAAAACAAATGCGGGAGGATTTAGAACTGGCGGGGTTGGGGGTACTCGAGGCACGGCCTAAAATTATTGTGCTCACCCGTTTGATTCCCAACGCCGAAGGGACCCTGTGCAACCAACGCCTAGAGAAAATCTACGGCACCAATGATGCTTGGATCCTGCGGGTCCCCTTCCGGGAATTTAATCCTAAGGTGACGCAAAACTGGATTTCTCGCTTTGAAATCTGGCCCTATTTGGAAACCTTTGCCATTGATGCGGAGCGAGAGTTGCGAGCCGAGTTTGGCCATGTCCCCGACTTGATTATTGGCAACTATTCCGATGGCAACCTAGTGGCTTTCCTCTTGGCGCGGCGACTGAAGGTTACCCAGTGCAACATTGCCCATGCCCTCGAGAAATCGAAATACCTGTTTAGTAACCTCTACTGGCAGGACTTGGAGGATAAGTATCACTTCTCGCTGCAATTTACGGCGGATCTGATTGCCATGAATGCCGCCAACTTTATTATCAGCAGTACCTACCAAGAGATTGTGGGCACACCCGACAGCATCGGCCAGTACGAGTCCTATCAGTCCTTTACAATGCCCGATCTGTACCATGTGGTGAATGGCATTGAACTCTTTAGCCCGAAGTTTAATGTGGTGCCACCGGGGGTGAATGAACAAGTTTACTTTCCCTACTACCACTATACGGAGCGACTAGAGGGCGATCGCCAGCGGTTGGAGGAACTGCTCTTTACCCTTGAAGACCCGCAGCAGATCTATGGTTACTTAGAGGCTCCTGAAAAACGCCCCCTCTTTTCGATGGCACGGCTGGATCGGATTAAGAACCTCACCGGCCTAGCGGAAGCCTTTGGCCGCAGCAAAGCACTGCAGGAGCGCTGCAACTTAATTTTGGTGGCGGGCAAGTTACGCACCGCAGACTCCAGCGATCGCGAGGAAATTGCCGAGATTGAGAAGCTCTACCAAATCATCCATGAATACAATCTTCATGGCAAAATTCGCTGGCTAGGGATTCGTTTACCAAAAGCAGATTCGGGGGAAATTTATCGCATTATTGCCGATCGCCAAGGAATTTTTGTCCAGCCTGCTTTGTTTGAAGCCTTTGGCTTAACGATTCTGGAGGCAATGATCAGTGGTCTGCCCACCTTTGGTACGCGCTTTGGTGGCCCTCTGGAAATTATCCAAGATGGGGTGAATGGCTTTTATATCAACCCAACCCACTTAGAAGAAATGGCCGAAACCATCGTCCGCTTTCTGGAGGCTTGCGATCGCGATCCCCAGGAGTGGCAACGGATTTCCAAAGCCGGCATCGAGCGGGTCTATAGCACCTACACTTGGAAAATTCACTGCAGCCGCCTGCTCTCCCTTGCCAAGATCTATGGCTTCTGGAACTTCTCTTCTCAAGAAAACCGCGAAGATATGATGCGCTACATGGAAGCGCTGTTCCATCTACTCTATAAACCCCGCGCCCAAGCCCTACTGGCCGAGCACATGCAGCGGTGA